The proteins below come from a single Deinococcus radiotolerans genomic window:
- a CDS encoding ParB N-terminal domain-containing protein: MTRRPRPERRRDLEGLLGTDVPDLTQRALPDRHLPVSQLTVGATQPRRAFDQDALDSLAQSVREHGVLQPILVRPVGQQYEIVAGERRWRAAQLAELQEIPVVIREMDDQEARRLALIENLQRDDLNTLDEVDAKLELVSQVLNVPLAETRTRLMQMLREAPGPDHVALDTLFSTLGEQWTSFARNKLKILKWSPLLLDAVRQGLAYTAAQQIAQVSAEHHPGLIALARTGITRAQLREEIRTLQQRASALTPTHQVARHLASTRWLKSLSAAEQKELDGWLSKMPDSIRNKLNP, from the coding sequence ATGACGCGCCGTCCACGACCGGAGCGCCGCCGCGACCTTGAGGGGCTCCTTGGGACAGACGTGCCGGACCTGACGCAGCGCGCACTACCAGACCGGCACCTGCCAGTCAGCCAGCTGACGGTCGGGGCCACGCAGCCCCGGCGTGCGTTTGATCAGGACGCCCTTGACTCTCTGGCCCAGAGTGTGCGCGAGCACGGCGTGCTGCAACCCATCCTCGTGCGACCGGTCGGACAACAGTATGAGATCGTGGCCGGCGAGCGGCGCTGGCGTGCCGCCCAGCTCGCTGAACTTCAGGAGATTCCGGTCGTCATCCGGGAAATGGATGATCAGGAGGCCCGCCGCCTAGCCCTGATCGAGAACCTGCAGCGCGACGACCTGAACACCCTGGACGAGGTCGACGCGAAACTGGAGCTCGTCTCTCAGGTGCTGAATGTTCCCCTGGCAGAAACGCGGACGCGGCTCATGCAGATGCTCCGTGAAGCGCCTGGGCCCGACCATGTGGCCCTCGACACCCTGTTCAGCACCCTCGGGGAGCAGTGGACGTCCTTCGCACGCAACAAACTCAAAATCCTGAAATGGTCACCGCTCCTCCTGGATGCCGTCCGGCAGGGACTCGCGTACACAGCCGCGCAGCAGATCGCTCAGGTCAGCGCGGAACACCATCCTGGCCTCATCGCCCTGGCCCGGACCGGGATCACACGCGCGCAATTGCGCGAAGAAATCCGCACACTCCAACAGCGGGCATCAGCACTGACACCCACGCACCAGGTGGCCCGCCACCTCGCCAGCACGCGGTGGCTCAAAAGCCTCTCCGCTGCGGAACAGAAGGAGCTTGATGGCTGGCTGTCAAAGATGCCCGACTCTATAAGGAACAAACTGAACCCCTAA
- a CDS encoding ParA family protein, with amino-acid sequence MKTVTVFNHAGGAGKTSLVRDVGYELAQGGQRVLLIDLDPQANLTGWLGVDGVQRQQTVYPVAVDGLPLPPPIHVHGLGLIPSHVSLAVAEGQMMGRVGAQMRLRRALHEVQTQYDVVLIDSPPSLGQLSILGALAADHMVVPIPTRQKGLDAMPGLHGAFTEYQEVRPDLTVALYVPTFYDGRRLHDREVLADLQKTLSPLAAPIPQREAVWLDSTAQGAPVGAYAPGSPVHRDIQQVTSDVAAALNLPYQVKA; translated from the coding sequence GTGAAGACAGTGACCGTGTTCAATCATGCGGGAGGCGCCGGCAAGACCAGCCTCGTCCGGGATGTCGGCTATGAACTCGCGCAGGGAGGGCAGCGGGTGCTCCTTATTGATCTCGATCCCCAGGCAAACCTCACGGGCTGGCTGGGCGTGGATGGCGTCCAACGCCAGCAGACGGTGTATCCCGTCGCCGTTGATGGCCTCCCCCTGCCCCCACCCATACACGTGCATGGCCTCGGGCTGATTCCCTCGCACGTCAGCCTGGCGGTCGCTGAAGGTCAGATGATGGGCCGCGTCGGCGCACAGATGCGCCTCAGGCGGGCCCTCCACGAAGTCCAGACCCAGTACGACGTCGTCTTGATCGACAGTCCGCCGAGTCTGGGGCAACTCTCCATTCTCGGGGCCCTGGCAGCCGACCACATGGTCGTTCCGATTCCCACGCGGCAGAAGGGGCTGGACGCCATGCCCGGACTGCACGGCGCCTTCACCGAGTACCAGGAGGTGCGGCCCGACCTCACCGTCGCTCTGTACGTTCCGACCTTCTACGACGGTCGCCGCCTGCATGACCGGGAAGTACTGGCCGACCTGCAAAAAACCCTCTCTCCACTGGCCGCTCCCATCCCCCAGCGGGAAGCGGTGTGGCTGGACTCGACCGCGCAGGGGGCCCCTGTCGGCGCGTACGCCCCGGGCAGCCCGGTCCACCGGGATATTCAGCAGGTCACGTCAGACGTGGCCGCCGCCCTGAACCTGCCGTACCAGGTGAAAGCATGA
- a CDS encoding AAA family ATPase — translation MHIHSQTAESLREAWQASRRGGPELVLLEGAAGLGKSHLLRDLARAAAVDTGTVLIVRSDPLREVLQGQLGLLESRDAALIAAGRPFLPEHPWPNVVGRPSREAPDVVIARALSDTVTTAAPLLLLLEDVHRYSGQAQAFVQALWSRLLLGARPALLVLTTRPLPEHPAAQDLQRAVEHTSQMIRGAPCRREVLCPTDRAGIEALAESHLAGHVPEPLTAWLLDRTGGHPLTILEVLRLLWDVGALRRGASGWKFTPPPEGAVPTALTAAILSRLQSVPAASGPGRLLAALAVLDTADERTWQAVAQVNAEVFHAAAAWLQHRDFVRLAPGGGAPTYTWGHPLYGPLMQADLPWPEVTELHRRAAGLAHLEAVARARHARRAETPDAAQLTRQAVHAAAARGAHSDVIQEARALLAAEPGDPDVTAALIRALSFSGALQEVLDLTDTLAPAAWTPRLYAARAQALMELGQLAAAQAFARDALTRVPPATLEEELLEDVLFRAMIHDGQLDEAERGLTQALASLGEGRVGRHMLLLELTALARHRRGDYAGTLRLAREAVHVGQAGQLFESLDPRDAEQGFWALNSAGGSAIHFALWDEAAAHLTAARELVVRHAMTSRLMLVEGNLAYIHLMRGEYPEAEASSWTQLRRAEQSGNARVHGALMWNVGICRLWRGDPAQALTLMQRSAELWPSVGSANATDFAEALAFQGRLDEARQMLGETDHDYYCEHPSSRARVHLLLGEPDAALRETERTRPEDGAGTCARSALVRAQAYLMTGDEGAAERALDDARTLAAAGHLISVQAELQLTDAVLQRRAGRDSAQRVWADGQRSLLATDGRGHLQFVRTLFPAETAALSAVPDAPPPAARLRLFGPLHLEQAGSVRPWKARKVKELLAHLVCAHYGEGSGTLSRDALMLALWPDADQRSAEYNFQKTLTRLRDTLQGAALITRDPQGRYGLQAVHADVDDFLAALHAGRYCEAAQQVTAPFLADVDLDAAAALRDALNVQWRDAALTLALTDAPAAAPHLARCVAQDPLDLEATVALLQVYRTCGDLREHVRCLTRARQAFLAAVGEVPAELRRAQREAGEPDPLTSLPLCPGLSGAG, via the coding sequence ATGCACATTCATTCCCAGACAGCTGAAAGCCTGCGTGAGGCGTGGCAGGCATCAAGGCGCGGTGGCCCGGAGTTGGTGCTGCTCGAAGGTGCGGCTGGATTGGGGAAATCGCACCTGCTGCGGGACCTCGCCCGCGCGGCCGCTGTGGACACCGGCACGGTCCTGATCGTCCGCTCGGACCCCCTGCGTGAGGTGCTTCAGGGGCAGCTGGGGCTGCTGGAATCGCGGGACGCGGCGCTCATCGCGGCGGGGCGCCCTTTTCTGCCGGAACACCCGTGGCCGAACGTGGTGGGGCGCCCCAGCCGGGAAGCGCCGGACGTGGTGATCGCCCGCGCGCTGAGTGACACGGTCACCACCGCCGCGCCGCTGCTTCTGCTGCTGGAGGACGTGCACAGGTACAGCGGGCAGGCGCAGGCGTTCGTGCAGGCCCTCTGGTCGCGCCTGCTGCTCGGCGCGCGCCCCGCACTGCTGGTCCTCACGACCCGGCCGCTGCCGGAACACCCTGCCGCTCAGGACCTGCAGCGCGCCGTGGAGCACACCTCGCAGATGATCCGGGGCGCGCCGTGCCGGCGCGAGGTGCTCTGCCCGACTGACCGAGCGGGCATCGAGGCGCTGGCCGAGTCGCATCTGGCCGGGCACGTGCCAGAACCGCTCACCGCATGGCTCCTGGACCGCACCGGCGGACACCCGCTGACCATCCTTGAGGTGCTGCGGCTCCTGTGGGATGTGGGCGCCCTGCGGCGGGGCGCGTCCGGCTGGAAGTTCACTCCGCCGCCTGAGGGCGCGGTGCCCACGGCCCTGACCGCCGCCATCCTGAGTCGATTGCAGAGCGTGCCGGCGGCGTCCGGACCGGGGCGCCTCCTGGCGGCCCTGGCGGTGCTGGACACGGCCGATGAACGAACGTGGCAGGCGGTGGCGCAGGTGAACGCCGAGGTGTTCCACGCCGCGGCCGCGTGGCTCCAACACCGGGACTTCGTCCGCCTGGCACCGGGGGGCGGCGCCCCTACGTACACCTGGGGGCACCCGCTGTATGGGCCGCTCATGCAGGCGGACCTGCCCTGGCCGGAGGTCACCGAGTTGCACCGCCGCGCCGCTGGCCTGGCGCACCTGGAGGCCGTGGCGCGCGCCCGGCACGCCCGGCGGGCCGAGACGCCGGACGCCGCGCAGCTCACGCGGCAGGCGGTGCACGCGGCGGCCGCCCGGGGCGCGCACAGCGACGTGATTCAGGAAGCGCGCGCGCTGCTGGCTGCGGAACCCGGCGATCCGGACGTCACGGCCGCCCTGATTCGCGCCCTCTCGTTCAGCGGTGCCCTGCAGGAGGTGCTGGACCTCACGGACACGCTTGCGCCGGCGGCGTGGACGCCGCGGCTGTACGCCGCGCGGGCGCAGGCCCTGATGGAGTTGGGCCAGCTCGCGGCGGCGCAGGCGTTCGCCCGTGACGCCCTCACGCGCGTGCCACCCGCCACGCTGGAGGAAGAACTGCTGGAGGACGTGCTGTTCCGCGCGATGATTCACGACGGGCAGTTGGACGAGGCCGAACGCGGCCTGACGCAGGCTCTCGCCAGCCTCGGCGAGGGCCGCGTGGGGCGGCACATGCTGCTGCTGGAGTTGACGGCCCTCGCGCGTCACCGGCGGGGCGATTACGCCGGCACGCTCCGGCTGGCCCGCGAGGCGGTCCACGTGGGGCAGGCGGGGCAGCTGTTCGAGAGTCTGGACCCACGGGACGCGGAGCAGGGATTCTGGGCCCTGAACAGTGCGGGCGGTAGCGCCATTCACTTCGCTCTGTGGGACGAGGCGGCCGCGCACCTGACAGCCGCGCGCGAACTCGTGGTGCGTCACGCCATGACGTCACGGCTGATGCTGGTGGAAGGCAACCTCGCGTACATCCACCTGATGCGCGGCGAGTACCCGGAAGCGGAAGCCAGCAGTTGGACGCAGCTGCGCCGCGCGGAGCAGAGCGGCAACGCCCGCGTGCACGGCGCCCTGATGTGGAACGTCGGCATCTGCCGCCTGTGGCGCGGTGACCCCGCGCAGGCCCTGACGCTGATGCAGCGTTCTGCGGAACTCTGGCCGAGTGTCGGCAGTGCCAACGCCACTGATTTCGCCGAAGCGCTCGCCTTTCAAGGGCGACTCGACGAAGCCCGCCAGATGCTGGGGGAAACCGATCACGACTATTACTGCGAGCATCCCAGCTCACGGGCCAGGGTCCACCTGCTGCTGGGCGAACCAGACGCCGCGCTGCGGGAAACTGAACGGACGCGCCCCGAGGACGGCGCGGGGACCTGCGCCCGCTCCGCGCTGGTGCGGGCGCAGGCGTACCTGATGACCGGTGATGAGGGGGCCGCGGAGCGCGCGCTCGACGACGCGCGCACGCTCGCGGCGGCGGGGCACCTGATCAGCGTGCAGGCGGAACTTCAGCTGACGGACGCGGTGCTGCAGCGCCGCGCCGGGCGGGACAGCGCGCAGAGGGTGTGGGCCGACGGGCAGAGGTCACTGCTGGCAACGGACGGACGCGGCCACCTGCAGTTCGTGCGCACCCTCTTCCCGGCGGAGACGGCGGCACTCAGCGCGGTACCCGACGCGCCCCCACCGGCGGCCCGGCTGAGACTGTTCGGTCCGCTGCACCTGGAGCAGGCCGGCAGTGTCCGGCCGTGGAAAGCGCGGAAGGTGAAGGAACTGCTCGCGCATCTGGTCTGCGCACACTACGGTGAAGGCAGCGGGACGCTGAGCCGGGACGCATTGATGCTGGCCCTCTGGCCGGACGCCGACCAACGCAGCGCGGAGTACAACTTCCAGAAGACCCTGACGCGCCTGCGCGACACCCTGCAGGGCGCCGCGCTCATCACACGGGACCCGCAGGGCCGCTACGGCCTTCAGGCGGTGCACGCGGACGTGGACGACTTCCTGGCCGCCCTGCACGCCGGTCGGTACTGCGAGGCCGCGCAGCAGGTCACCGCGCCCTTCCTGGCGGACGTGGACCTGGACGCCGCGGCGGCCCTGCGAGACGCGCTGAACGTGCAGTGGCGGGACGCCGCCCTGACCCTCGCGCTGACGGACGCACCGGCCGCCGCCCCTCACCTGGCCCGGTGCGTGGCACAGGACCCACTGGACCTGGAGGCCACTGTGGCCTTGTTGCAGGTGTACCGCACGTGTGGTGACCTGCGTGAGCATGTCCGCTGCCTCACCCGCGCCCGGCAGGCCTTCCTGGCTGCGGTCGGTGAGGTCCCAGCCGAACTGCGCCGGGCACAGCGGGAGGCTGGCGAGCCGGACCCGCTCACCAGTCTCCCGCTGTGCCCGGGCCTCAGCGGTGCTGGGTGA
- a CDS encoding sensor histidine kinase, with product MLVTLGTASEIASTVVAAALQVTGVRAGEILMAGSGGPVETAGVQEDDPPGFSDLSSLSEAYPLTPEQVDLRNAQSTDERREVQLTFPLPARPDGDDLRPSVLPMTLSGQSFGVLILHLSAEQSMTPEEGRFLRTLADVGALALGRFSAAGETHELEVPSALNVEQTRQLEEERAAHAAFVAFTEAVGSETDLATLVGRAITLLHETCDVEAAYFERSGELFSATAWSPSADPGLLPHLQRGFPLEHSGIARGLQQGTATYIDHWRDTGLLIEASGIYQAVAGYPYFVDGTLDTVLMIGSQTEVVWDERRKGIFRAVGRSLDLALDRARQTRLVTAQRDALDIRTQELAESAAELQAFSYSVSHDLRTPVRHITGFLELARKTLGDRLDARSARYLGMVEQSGRQMNTLIDGLLDLSRAAQQTLTPGVVDLNSVVARIQMTLLPDLLSRDVEWTVADLPAVWGDERALSQVLTQLTENALKFTQHREPARIEIWAEVQGGGWKVCVRDNGLGFDPRYQDRLFQLFQRLHRADEVPGTGVGLASVRRLVLKHGGQVFAEGQPGEGATFGFTLPRGRVS from the coding sequence ATGCTCGTCACCCTGGGCACCGCTTCGGAAATCGCCAGCACGGTGGTGGCTGCGGCGCTTCAGGTCACAGGCGTGCGGGCAGGGGAGATCCTGATGGCTGGAAGCGGTGGGCCAGTCGAGACCGCGGGCGTACAGGAAGATGATCCACCCGGGTTCTCTGACCTGAGCTCCCTGTCTGAGGCCTACCCGTTGACCCCCGAGCAGGTGGACCTGAGGAACGCCCAGTCCACTGATGAACGGCGTGAGGTCCAGCTGACGTTCCCGCTTCCTGCCCGCCCTGATGGTGACGACCTGCGTCCGTCCGTGCTGCCGATGACCCTGAGCGGTCAGTCGTTCGGCGTCCTGATTCTTCACCTCAGTGCGGAGCAGTCCATGACGCCTGAGGAGGGGCGCTTCCTGCGCACGCTGGCGGATGTGGGAGCGCTCGCCCTCGGACGGTTCAGCGCAGCGGGGGAGACCCACGAGCTGGAGGTGCCGTCCGCGCTGAACGTCGAGCAGACTCGGCAACTCGAGGAGGAGCGGGCCGCGCACGCTGCCTTCGTCGCATTCACGGAAGCGGTGGGCAGTGAAACTGACCTCGCCACCCTCGTCGGGCGGGCCATCACGCTGCTGCACGAAACCTGTGACGTGGAAGCCGCCTACTTCGAGCGGAGCGGGGAACTGTTCAGTGCCACAGCCTGGAGTCCATCGGCTGATCCTGGCCTGCTGCCCCACCTGCAACGAGGCTTTCCACTGGAGCATTCCGGCATTGCCCGCGGCCTTCAGCAAGGCACCGCCACGTACATTGATCACTGGCGTGACACGGGCCTCCTCATTGAGGCGTCCGGGATCTATCAGGCCGTCGCGGGGTACCCCTACTTCGTGGATGGCACACTGGACACCGTCCTGATGATCGGTTCGCAGACCGAGGTGGTCTGGGATGAGCGGCGCAAAGGCATCTTCCGCGCGGTGGGCCGCAGCCTCGACCTTGCGCTCGACCGGGCGCGGCAGACGCGGCTCGTGACGGCCCAGCGTGACGCGCTGGACATCCGCACGCAGGAGCTGGCCGAGAGCGCCGCGGAACTCCAGGCGTTTTCGTATTCCGTGTCGCACGACCTGCGCACGCCAGTGCGGCACATCACCGGCTTTTTGGAACTGGCCCGCAAGACGCTGGGGGACCGTCTGGACGCCCGCAGCGCCCGCTACCTCGGTATGGTCGAGCAGTCTGGACGGCAGATGAACACCCTGATTGATGGGCTGCTGGACCTGTCGCGCGCCGCGCAGCAGACCCTCACGCCGGGCGTGGTTGACCTGAACAGCGTCGTGGCACGCATCCAGATGACGCTGCTGCCGGACCTGCTGTCCCGCGACGTCGAGTGGACCGTGGCGGACCTGCCGGCCGTGTGGGGCGATGAACGGGCGCTCAGTCAGGTGCTGACGCAGTTGACGGAAAACGCGCTGAAGTTCACGCAGCACCGGGAGCCGGCCCGCATTGAGATTTGGGCGGAGGTGCAGGGCGGCGGCTGGAAGGTCTGCGTGAGAGACAATGGGCTGGGCTTCGATCCCCGGTACCAGGATCGGCTCTTCCAGCTGTTCCAGCGGCTTCACCGCGCCGACGAGGTGCCGGGCACCGGGGTCGGACTGGCCAGCGTGCGGCGCCTGGTGCTCAAGCATGGTGGTCAGGTGTTCGCCGAGGGACAACCTGGGGAGGGGGCCACCTTTGGCTTCACCCTGCCCCGCGGCCGGGTGTCCTGA